A genomic segment from Candidatus Binatus sp. encodes:
- a CDS encoding NnrU family protein, producing the protein MTASAWIALWAILFVLSHLVISSSRVRPRLVAAVGEQPYRGIYSLIAFGTLGPLIYEFSYHKHAGPMLWYFRDSASMRTLTWILMFIALILFAASLINPNPGGLGAPTTNVEPHGVLKITRHPGFVAFSLFGLAHLPMNGWAGDVIFFGMFPVISIAGGLHQDRRKLREIGDSYRQFVAKTSFIPFGALATGRQHWNRGDLPWVAIAIGLALGLAIVFLHPFIFGGNPAAY; encoded by the coding sequence GCGTGGATTGCACTCTGGGCGATACTGTTCGTCTTAAGCCATCTAGTGATTTCGTCGAGCCGCGTGCGCCCGCGACTCGTCGCCGCCGTCGGCGAGCAGCCGTATCGCGGAATTTATTCGCTGATCGCATTCGGCACGCTGGGGCCGCTCATTTACGAATTCTCGTATCACAAGCACGCGGGCCCGATGCTCTGGTATTTTCGCGACAGCGCATCGATGCGCACGCTCACGTGGATCCTGATGTTCATCGCGCTGATTCTTTTTGCCGCGAGCCTGATCAACCCAAATCCTGGCGGCCTCGGCGCTCCGACCACCAACGTCGAGCCGCACGGCGTGCTCAAAATCACGCGTCATCCGGGCTTCGTCGCGTTTAGCCTGTTCGGCCTCGCGCATCTGCCGATGAACGGATGGGCCGGCGATGTGATTTTCTTCGGGATGTTTCCGGTGATTTCGATCGCCGGCGGACTCCATCAGGATCGCCGCAAGCTGCGCGAAATCGGCGACAGCTATCGCCAGTTCGTGGCGAAGACTTCGTTCATTCCGTTCGGCGCGCTCGCCACCGGCCGCCAACATTGGAATCGCGGCGATCTACCCTGGGTCGCGATCGCGATTGGCTTGGCACTCGGACTCGCGATCGTTTTCCTCCACCCGTTTATCTTCGGTGGCAATCCCGCCGCTTACTGA
- a CDS encoding TatD family hydrolase, with the protein MTTVIDTHCHLADAKFCGDVEAAIERAHEAGVAQIVTVGAIGAIENDRLTVEIAERHANVYAAVGVHPHDAKDCTRERIAALRELASSKTIVAIGESGLDFHYMHSPAEAQEASLRRHLELAAELELPIVIHCRDAEARIVEIVREVGMPRRGGVIHCFTGDTNAARDFVALGFHISFSGILTFKNARAIRAAAPTIPDDRVMVETDAPYLAPEPYRGQRNEPAYVMRTLEVLAQLRKVEVAAMGAQVIANASLLFGLGAFPENQ; encoded by the coding sequence ATGACGACCGTGATCGATACGCATTGTCATCTTGCGGATGCGAAGTTCTGCGGCGACGTGGAGGCGGCGATCGAGCGGGCTCACGAGGCGGGCGTCGCGCAGATCGTCACGGTCGGTGCGATCGGAGCAATCGAAAACGATCGGCTGACGGTCGAGATCGCGGAGCGGCACGCAAACGTGTATGCGGCAGTGGGAGTGCATCCGCACGACGCGAAGGACTGCACACGTGAGCGAATCGCGGCGCTGCGAGAGCTCGCATCGTCGAAAACAATCGTCGCGATCGGCGAGAGCGGACTCGATTTTCATTACATGCACTCGCCGGCGGAAGCGCAGGAAGCGTCGCTGCGGCGGCATCTGGAATTGGCGGCCGAACTCGAACTGCCGATCGTGATTCATTGCCGCGACGCGGAGGCGCGAATAGTCGAGATCGTGCGCGAGGTCGGGATGCCGCGCCGCGGCGGCGTGATTCATTGCTTCACCGGCGACACGAACGCTGCGCGAGATTTTGTCGCGCTCGGGTTCCACATTTCGTTTTCGGGGATTCTCACGTTCAAAAATGCGCGCGCGATTCGCGCCGCTGCGCCGACGATTCCCGACGATCGCGTGATGGTTGAGACCGACGCACCGTATCTTGCGCCGGAGCCGTATCGCGGCCAGCGCAACGAGCCGGCGTATGTGATGAGAACGCTCGAAGTGCTCGCGCAGCTGAGGAAGGTCGAGGTGGCGGCGATGGGTGCGCAAGTGATCGCGAATGCGTCGTTGCTGTTCGGACTCGGCGCGTTTCCGGAAAATCAGTAA
- the metG gene encoding methionine--tRNA ligase, with amino-acid sequence MADRIHITTAIFYSNGPPHIGHAWEFLATDTFARYQKRKLGRANVTFVTGTDEHGQKNRDAAAAQNLSPKAFADKISSLFRDADAKLSIEYDYFVRTTDPAHETFVQEMLRRTYERGDIYFKDYEGLYCVGCERFYTEKELIDGKICPAHNRPVELVKEGNYFLKLEKYREAIRAHIEQNADFIRPDRYRNEALRMLDEPLSDLSISRPKARLDWGIDLPFDANFVTYVWYDAFWAYLSPLSPTGDEALLKQILPATEHFIGKDILKTHAVYWPAMLLALGLPLFRHLNVHGFLNYGGERFSKSSGNIIDPVELAEKYGADVLRYFVLREFVYGLDGDFSEDRLIDRFNADLANDLGNLTSRVLSMAARYFNGDITATPGAGGDAQDAALAGTFASLGARVAPQVEELAFNRALETIWQALDVANKYIVATSPFTLAKESSSLPRVAQILANLVEGLRVIADTLEPFMPATSKKILELLNVDEQMARAPYGKGIPRGHRVKATTPLFPRIDKKARA; translated from the coding sequence ATGGCCGACCGCATCCATATCACCACGGCGATTTTCTACAGCAATGGACCGCCGCATATCGGGCACGCGTGGGAGTTCCTCGCGACGGATACTTTCGCCCGATATCAAAAGCGAAAGCTGGGCCGCGCGAATGTGACGTTCGTCACCGGCACCGACGAGCACGGGCAGAAAAATCGCGACGCGGCGGCGGCGCAGAACCTCAGCCCGAAGGCGTTTGCCGACAAGATCAGTTCGTTGTTTCGCGACGCCGACGCCAAGCTTTCGATCGAGTACGACTATTTCGTGCGGACGACGGATCCGGCGCATGAGACGTTCGTACAGGAGATGCTGCGGCGCACATATGAGCGCGGCGACATCTACTTCAAGGATTACGAAGGGCTCTACTGCGTCGGCTGCGAGCGCTTCTACACCGAGAAGGAACTTATCGACGGGAAGATTTGTCCTGCGCACAATCGGCCAGTCGAACTGGTCAAAGAGGGCAACTATTTTCTCAAGCTCGAAAAGTATCGCGAAGCCATTCGTGCGCACATCGAGCAGAATGCGGACTTCATCCGGCCGGACCGCTATCGCAACGAGGCGCTCAGGATGCTCGACGAGCCGCTGAGCGATCTCAGTATCTCGCGGCCGAAAGCGCGCCTGGACTGGGGAATCGACCTGCCGTTCGATGCCAATTTCGTCACCTACGTCTGGTATGACGCATTCTGGGCGTATCTAAGTCCGCTCTCCCCAACGGGCGATGAGGCATTGCTCAAACAGATTCTTCCGGCGACGGAGCATTTCATCGGCAAGGACATCCTGAAGACGCACGCGGTGTACTGGCCGGCGATGCTGCTCGCGCTGGGGCTGCCGCTCTTTCGGCATCTCAACGTTCATGGATTTTTGAATTATGGCGGCGAGCGGTTCTCGAAAAGTTCCGGCAACATCATTGACCCGGTTGAACTTGCTGAGAAGTACGGCGCGGACGTTCTGCGCTATTTCGTGCTGCGCGAATTCGTGTACGGACTCGACGGCGATTTTTCAGAAGACCGGTTGATCGATCGATTCAACGCGGACCTCGCCAACGATCTCGGCAATTTGACGAGCCGCGTGCTTTCGATGGCGGCGCGCTATTTCAACGGAGATATCACGGCGACGCCGGGTGCGGGTGGCGACGCGCAAGATGCCGCGCTAGCCGGGACGTTCGCGTCGCTCGGCGCGCGCGTCGCGCCGCAAGTCGAAGAGCTGGCGTTCAATCGCGCGCTCGAAACGATCTGGCAGGCGCTTGATGTCGCGAACAAGTATATCGTGGCGACTTCGCCGTTCACGCTGGCGAAGGAATCGTCGAGCCTGCCGCGCGTCGCGCAGATATTGGCGAACCTGGTCGAAGGGTTGCGCGTGATCGCAGATACGCTCGAGCCGTTCATGCCGGCGACGTCGAAGAAAATTCTCGAGCTGCTGAATGTCGATGAGCAGATGGCGCGCGCGCCGTATGGAAAAGGCATCCCGCGCGGGCATCGCGTGAAGGCGACGACGCCGCTATTCCCGCGAATCGACAAGAAAGCGCGCGCTTAG
- a CDS encoding regulatory iron-sulfur-containing complex subunit RicT yields MAQIDPFEGGQTLPKIVAVSLQQTGHLCNFLAGEERLQRGDRVLVDTEAGVRIGTIEIEPHEPAQTLDLSSMRPIIRAATDSDYGAEQENIAREARARRLCVERIRERRLQMKLVNADYTFDGRKAVFYFVAEGRVDFRDLVRDLANALRVRVEMKQIGARDETKVTGGLGPCGRELCCSSWLRDFEAVTVKMARDQGLALNPSRLAGMCGRLKCCLRYEYATYVELKRALPNLGKRVQCVKGDGKVIRQNILKQTVLIQREEDGGVIEATLEDLVTSRPQ; encoded by the coding sequence GTGGCGCAAATCGATCCATTTGAAGGCGGGCAAACGCTGCCGAAAATCGTCGCGGTGAGCCTGCAGCAAACCGGGCATCTGTGCAATTTTCTCGCGGGCGAAGAGCGCTTGCAGCGCGGCGATCGCGTGCTGGTGGATACCGAGGCGGGCGTCAGAATCGGCACGATCGAAATCGAGCCGCACGAACCGGCGCAGACGCTCGACCTGTCGTCGATGCGTCCGATTATCCGCGCCGCCACCGACAGCGACTATGGCGCCGAGCAGGAAAATATCGCGCGGGAGGCGCGCGCGCGGCGGCTGTGCGTCGAGCGGATTCGCGAACGGCGGCTGCAGATGAAACTGGTAAATGCCGACTATACATTCGACGGGCGCAAGGCGGTTTTCTATTTCGTCGCGGAAGGACGCGTCGATTTTCGCGACCTGGTGCGCGACCTCGCCAACGCGCTGCGGGTGCGAGTCGAGATGAAACAGATCGGCGCGCGCGATGAAACCAAGGTGACCGGCGGGCTCGGGCCGTGCGGGCGGGAGCTTTGCTGCTCGTCGTGGCTCCGCGATTTCGAAGCGGTCACGGTCAAGATGGCGCGCGACCAGGGGCTCGCGCTGAATCCGTCGCGGCTCGCGGGGATGTGCGGACGCCTCAAATGCTGCCTGCGCTATGAGTATGCGACTTACGTCGAACTGAAACGCGCGCTGCCGAACCTCGGCAAACGCGTGCAATGCGTCAAGGGCGACGGCAAAGTCATCCGGCAGAACATTCTCAAGCAGACGGTGTTGATCCAGCGCGAAGAAGACGGCGGCGTGATCGAGGCGACGCTCGAAGATCTGGTGACGTCGCGTCCGCAGTAG
- a CDS encoding DNA polymerase III subunit delta': MPLNGLRAHRGIAENLLAELRSRPSHAYLFSGPRGVGKALVATGIAHSVMCERSPGENFCCTPERCPVRESPQTERTRTRAADAEAQRCECCSACVQMATGVHPDFSYVTRPPNRVDVLIEQVRELIVELGIRPSRAERRIAIIDDAETLNIPAQNALLKTLEEPPGHAIIFLVTSSERALLDTVRSRMRPVRFPALGVADIEAILVARGIADKTRAGALARLARGSAKRAIALAAGVEPPVKELLGALSNAKSIDFAKASAIAQGFFGNRDEAADNFELLARLLEDILCYKLLKSEFAAFSSESAKKMKELADGIEVEAVVKCIDAAVRAAQAVDEMANSRLQAENWWTLAGEAMRGE; encoded by the coding sequence ATGCCCCTGAACGGACTGCGCGCTCATCGCGGGATCGCGGAGAATCTGCTGGCGGAGCTGCGCAGCCGGCCGTCGCACGCATACCTCTTTTCCGGGCCGCGCGGGGTCGGCAAGGCGCTGGTCGCGACTGGAATTGCGCATAGCGTGATGTGCGAACGATCGCCGGGCGAGAATTTCTGCTGCACGCCCGAGCGATGTCCCGTGCGCGAGTCGCCGCAAACTGAACGTACGCGCACGCGCGCGGCGGACGCGGAAGCGCAACGCTGCGAATGCTGTTCGGCGTGCGTGCAGATGGCGACCGGGGTGCATCCTGATTTCAGCTACGTGACGCGTCCGCCGAATCGGGTGGACGTGCTGATCGAGCAGGTGCGCGAGCTGATCGTCGAGCTGGGTATCCGGCCGTCGCGAGCGGAAAGGCGCATCGCGATTATCGACGACGCCGAAACGCTGAATATCCCGGCGCAGAACGCGTTGCTAAAAACGCTCGAGGAACCGCCCGGGCACGCGATCATTTTTCTCGTCACGTCGAGCGAACGTGCGCTGCTCGATACGGTGCGATCGCGGATGCGGCCGGTGCGCTTTCCGGCGCTCGGGGTGGCGGATATCGAAGCGATACTCGTGGCGCGCGGAATTGCGGACAAGACAAGGGCGGGTGCGCTGGCACGGCTCGCGCGCGGCAGTGCGAAGCGCGCGATCGCGCTGGCGGCGGGCGTCGAGCCGCCGGTCAAGGAACTGCTTGGCGCGCTCAGCAATGCGAAGTCGATCGATTTTGCGAAGGCGAGCGCGATCGCGCAGGGATTTTTCGGCAATCGCGACGAGGCCGCCGACAACTTCGAGCTACTCGCCAGACTGCTAGAAGATATTCTATGCTACAAGCTGCTCAAGTCCGAATTCGCGGCATTTTCCTCCGAATCAGCGAAAAAAATGAAGGAGCTGGCGGACGGTATCGAAGTCGAAGCGGTGGTCAAATGTATCGACGCCGCGGTGCGCGCCGCGCAGGCGGTGGACGAGATGGCGAATTCGCGCTTGCAAGCCGAGAATTGGTGGACGCTCGCCGGAGAGGCGATGCGGGGTGAATAG
- the tmk gene encoding dTMP kinase, whose protein sequence is MAKGLFITLEGVEGSGKTTQAAILGDMLRQTGRRVTVTHEPGGTRAGETIRAIFLDPAVSLDVAAELLLVLADRAQHVREKLRPAIARGEIVISDRYSDSTTAYQGYGRGFDLKLLGELNRLASDGMTPDLTIVLDLQVEKGLERTRARARGTGRGSDRFEGERAEFHRKVRDGFLAIAKAEPERVIVLDADRPIEIVSAEIRRAVDDLIKRLCP, encoded by the coding sequence ATGGCGAAGGGACTTTTCATCACGCTCGAAGGGGTCGAGGGATCGGGCAAGACGACGCAGGCCGCAATCCTCGGCGACATGCTGCGGCAAACCGGCCGGCGAGTTACCGTCACGCATGAACCGGGCGGAACCCGAGCGGGTGAAACGATCCGCGCGATCTTTCTCGATCCGGCGGTGTCGCTCGACGTCGCGGCGGAACTGCTGCTGGTGCTGGCGGATCGGGCGCAGCACGTGCGCGAAAAATTGCGCCCCGCGATCGCGCGCGGCGAGATCGTAATCTCGGATCGATACTCGGATTCAACCACGGCGTATCAAGGATACGGGCGCGGCTTCGACCTTAAATTGCTCGGCGAACTGAACCGGCTCGCGAGCGATGGAATGACGCCCGACTTGACGATCGTGCTCGACCTGCAGGTCGAGAAGGGACTCGAACGCACGCGTGCTCGCGCGCGCGGGACGGGCCGCGGCTCGGATCGATTCGAGGGCGAGCGGGCGGAATTTCATCGCAAGGTGCGCGACGGATTTCTCGCGATCGCGAAAGCAGAGCCGGAGCGAGTGATTGTGCTCGACGCCGATCGCCCAATCGAAATTGTCAGCGCGGAAATCCGGCGCGCGGTCGATGACTTGATCAAACGACTATGCCCCTGA
- a CDS encoding A24 family peptidase, with translation MVLDLPTGIGGAMAFLIGASVGSFVNVVAWRMPRDLSIVAPRSFCESCERTLPLWANIPILAYIGLRGRCVMCGGAIPFRHFLSEAGLAVTALFLFLSFPLPSAIARFAFCAALWIVAVIDYDWRLIPNLITWPGTIIGFLAASLLMPEIGWKNSVLGILMGGGVLYLTGYFYQLVRGQEGVGMGDVWLLAMVGGFIGWVGVFFTLFFGSMLGAIGGIAAAVTGAETPTPPADPANEPQQADVSILRTEVPFGPFLALAAGIFTLFQTQLTHWYLRG, from the coding sequence ATGGTGCTGGATTTGCCGACCGGAATCGGCGGCGCAATGGCGTTCCTGATTGGCGCGAGCGTCGGCAGTTTCGTCAACGTGGTGGCGTGGCGGATGCCGCGCGATTTGTCGATCGTCGCGCCGCGCTCGTTTTGCGAGAGCTGCGAGCGCACGCTGCCGTTGTGGGCGAACATCCCGATTCTCGCGTATATCGGGCTGCGCGGACGATGCGTGATGTGCGGCGGCGCGATTCCGTTCCGGCATTTTCTGTCAGAAGCGGGGCTCGCGGTCACCGCACTATTCTTATTTCTGTCGTTTCCGCTGCCGAGCGCGATTGCGCGCTTCGCATTCTGCGCGGCGCTGTGGATCGTCGCGGTCATCGATTACGACTGGCGGCTGATTCCGAACCTGATCACGTGGCCGGGAACTATCATCGGATTTCTCGCGGCATCGCTGCTGATGCCCGAAATCGGCTGGAAAAATTCCGTGCTCGGAATCCTCATGGGCGGCGGCGTCCTGTATCTGACCGGCTACTTCTATCAACTGGTGCGCGGGCAAGAGGGCGTCGGCATGGGCGACGTGTGGCTGCTCGCGATGGTGGGCGGATTTATCGGCTGGGTGGGCGTTTTCTTCACGCTGTTTTTCGGCTCGATGCTCGGTGCGATTGGCGGGATCGCGGCGGCGGTTACGGGTGCGGAAACGCCGACGCCGCCCGCGGATCCGGCCAACGAGCCGCAGCAGGCCGACGTTTCGATTCTTCGCACCGAAGTTCCATTCGGTCCATTCCTCGCGCTGGCGGCGGGAATTTTCACGCTGTTCCAGACGCAGCTCACGCATTGGTATCTTCGCGGCTGA
- a CDS encoding M20/M25/M40 family metallo-hydrolase: MRSLVNLVLRFRFGGIVFAAAALAIAISTAGQAETTAPIDWDKLNSEALGYFRDFAKFDTTNPPSNTAVAIDYLKKLLDHEGIATETFESKPGMVSLVAKIPGPAGVKPMLLMSHADVVPAVGANWTHPPFGADLSDGYVWARGAIDDKAHGIMALMTMIALKRGNVPLRRGIELMVNPDEEAGGANGAEWMVKTHWDAIDPAFAFNEGGGGAPDWLGLRGTSFQIAVSEKRVMWLHLTLRGKGGHGSVPKPDNPNLVLVNALHRLLENQPPIRITPIIAQAMDTIAPLEPFPASFELSHLELSEMNKLAIAGVLSPYNIQALLRDTISLTMLNAGVKVNVVPTVAEASLDCRLLPGTDADAFLKRMRDLLGDERFTIDYLQHPDEAPPSPSSGEAWDAIKRAVEKNFKGALVVPWMTTGGTDSRFLRERGVPSYGFVPTILASGEIARVHGDDERLSVENLNRGIRTTYDLAIDLCAAKD; encoded by the coding sequence ATGCGTAGTTTAGTTAATTTAGTATTGCGTTTTCGATTCGGCGGGATCGTGTTCGCGGCGGCGGCGCTGGCAATTGCGATTTCGACTGCGGGCCAAGCTGAAACGACGGCGCCGATCGATTGGGACAAGCTCAATTCCGAAGCGCTGGGATATTTTCGCGACTTCGCGAAGTTCGATACGACCAATCCGCCGAGCAACACCGCGGTGGCGATCGACTATCTGAAAAAGCTGCTCGACCATGAAGGAATCGCGACGGAGACCTTCGAAAGCAAGCCGGGCATGGTGTCTCTGGTGGCGAAAATTCCGGGGCCGGCGGGCGTAAAACCCATGCTGCTGATGTCGCACGCCGACGTGGTGCCGGCGGTCGGCGCCAACTGGACGCATCCGCCATTCGGCGCGGATCTTAGCGACGGTTACGTCTGGGCGCGGGGCGCGATCGACGACAAGGCGCATGGGATCATGGCGCTGATGACGATGATCGCGCTCAAGCGCGGCAACGTTCCGCTGCGGCGCGGAATCGAGTTGATGGTGAATCCGGACGAGGAAGCGGGCGGCGCGAACGGCGCCGAGTGGATGGTGAAAACCCATTGGGACGCAATCGATCCGGCGTTCGCGTTCAACGAAGGCGGCGGCGGCGCGCCTGATTGGCTCGGGCTCCGGGGCACGTCGTTTCAGATCGCGGTGTCGGAGAAGCGCGTGATGTGGCTGCATCTGACGCTGCGCGGGAAGGGCGGCCACGGCTCGGTGCCGAAGCCCGACAATCCGAACCTGGTCCTGGTCAACGCGTTGCATCGGCTGCTCGAGAATCAGCCGCCGATTCGAATCACGCCGATCATCGCGCAAGCGATGGATACGATCGCGCCGCTCGAGCCGTTCCCGGCGTCGTTCGAACTGTCGCATCTCGAGTTGTCCGAAATGAACAAGCTCGCGATTGCGGGCGTGCTGAGTCCGTATAATATCCAGGCGCTGCTGCGCGATACGATTTCGCTGACGATGCTGAACGCGGGCGTCAAGGTGAATGTCGTGCCGACGGTGGCGGAGGCGAGTCTCGATTGCCGGCTGCTGCCGGGCACCGACGCGGACGCGTTTCTGAAGCGGATGCGCGATTTGCTCGGCGATGAGCGGTTCACGATCGACTATTTGCAGCATCCGGATGAGGCGCCGCCGTCGCCGAGCTCGGGCGAGGCGTGGGACGCGATCAAGCGGGCGGTCGAGAAGAATTTCAAGGGCGCGCTCGTGGTGCCGTGGATGACGACCGGCGGGACGGATTCGCGGTTCCTGCGCGAGCGCGGAGTGCCGTCGTACGGATTCGTGCCGACGATTCTTGCGTCGGGCGAGATAGCGCGCGTGCACGGGGACGATGAACGGCTCTCGGTCGAGAATCTGAATCGCGGAATCAGGACGACCTACGATTTGGCGATCGATCTGTGCGCAGCGAAGGATTAG